A single window of Acetobacteraceae bacterium DNA harbors:
- a CDS encoding 1-deoxy-D-xylulose-5-phosphate synthase, with translation MNKSSSIPTWGRFPQLDKITDPSLLRALSPAELQEVADELRAETIDAVSSTGGHLGASLGVVELTVALHAVFNTPEDRVVWDVGHQTYPHKILTGRRERIRTLRQPGGLSGFTRRSESEYDPFGAAHSSTSISAALGMAVAHRIIAKNDPKAQPDYSKRHTVAVIGDGSISAGMAYEALNNAGALEDDASQLIVILNDNEMSIAPPVGAMSNYLTQLISSRPYFSLRDLGSRIAKRLPGPLERTAKKAEEYARGFISGGTLFEELGFYYVGPVNGHDMGSLVGILKNLRDSKKRGPILLHIVTEKGRGYKPAEEAGDKYHAVGKFDVKTGIIQKTKQTVPTYTNIFTQELLNLGQEDKKVVAITAAMPSGTGLTEFAKKFPERFFDVGIAEQHAVTFSAGLATEGLKPFCCIYSTFLQRAFDQVMHDVALQSLPVRFMVDRAGLVGADGATHAGSFDLNYLCCLPNMIVMAPSDDAELFNMTKTAWSINDKPSAVRYPRGNARGVALPDSSEILEIGKGRIVSGEDEQGGVAILSLGSRLYEAEAAADLLRQENIAVTLADARFAKPVDKELIETLAKNHKVFITLEEGAAGGFAMQVVVHLSETSLLDKIAFRPIHFPDRFIDHNNPETQYQEAGLSAANIVKTAKQALNAKSTG, from the coding sequence ATGAATAAATCTTCTTCCATTCCCACTTGGGGACGTTTCCCTCAGCTTGATAAGATAACAGATCCGAGTCTTCTTCGAGCACTTTCTCCGGCAGAACTTCAAGAAGTTGCCGATGAATTACGGGCGGAAACAATTGATGCGGTTTCCTCCACGGGGGGGCATCTCGGTGCCTCTCTAGGAGTTGTCGAGCTGACCGTTGCCCTTCATGCTGTTTTTAATACACCTGAAGATCGTGTCGTCTGGGATGTTGGTCATCAAACCTATCCGCATAAAATCCTCACAGGCAGAAGAGAGCGTATCCGTACGCTTCGCCAGCCGGGTGGCCTTTCCGGCTTTACCCGCCGTTCCGAAAGCGAATATGATCCTTTTGGCGCTGCGCACTCCTCTACCTCAATTTCTGCAGCGCTTGGCATGGCTGTCGCCCATAGAATTATTGCCAAAAATGATCCCAAAGCCCAACCAGATTATAGCAAACGCCATACGGTTGCCGTTATCGGTGATGGCTCTATCTCTGCCGGTATGGCGTATGAGGCGCTCAATAATGCCGGTGCTCTCGAAGATGATGCCAGCCAGCTCATTGTTATTTTAAATGACAATGAAATGTCGATTGCGCCCCCTGTTGGTGCCATGTCGAACTATTTAACGCAGCTAATTTCCTCCCGCCCTTATTTTAGCCTCAGAGACCTTGGAAGTCGTATCGCCAAACGTCTCCCCGGCCCATTGGAACGTACAGCCAAAAAAGCCGAAGAATATGCCAGGGGCTTTATTTCTGGCGGCACTTTGTTCGAAGAGCTCGGTTTTTATTATGTCGGCCCTGTCAATGGACATGATATGGGATCTCTTGTCGGGATCTTAAAAAATCTCCGGGACAGCAAAAAACGTGGGCCTATCCTTTTGCATATCGTGACGGAAAAAGGCCGCGGCTACAAACCTGCTGAAGAGGCAGGCGATAAATATCATGCTGTTGGCAAATTTGATGTCAAAACAGGTATTATTCAAAAAACAAAACAGACCGTTCCGACCTACACCAATATTTTTACCCAAGAGCTTCTCAATCTTGGACAAGAAGATAAAAAAGTTGTTGCCATTACGGCCGCAATGCCTTCTGGAACCGGTCTGACTGAATTTGCCAAAAAATTCCCGGAACGTTTTTTTGATGTCGGCATTGCCGAACAGCATGCTGTAACCTTTTCAGCAGGTCTAGCTACCGAGGGCTTAAAACCTTTCTGCTGCATTTATTCCACTTTCCTCCAGCGGGCCTTTGATCAGGTTATGCATGATGTGGCCTTACAGTCCCTTCCTGTGCGCTTTATGGTAGACCGTGCCGGCCTTGTCGGAGCCGATGGCGCAACCCATGCGGGTTCTTTTGATCTTAATTATCTTTGCTGCCTGCCAAATATGATTGTGATGGCACCTTCTGATGATGCCGAGCTGTTCAACATGACAAAAACAGCTTGGAGCATCAATGACAAGCCAAGTGCCGTACGCTATCCTCGTGGCAATGCCCGTGGGGTTGCCCTACCAGACTCATCCGAAATTCTTGAAATCGGTAAAGGCCGCATTGTTTCCGGTGAAGATGAACAAGGCGGCGTTGCTATTTTAAGTCTCGGTTCAAGACTTTACGAAGCGGAAGCCGCTGCAGACTTACTACGCCAAGAAAATATTGCCGTCACGCTTGCAGATGCACGCTTTGCTAAACCTGTCGATAAAGAGCTGATTGAAACTTTAGCCAAAAATCATAAAGTTTTCATTACGCTTGAAGAAGGCGCCGCAGGCGGTTTTGCCATGCAGGTTGTCGTCCATCTCAGTGAAACATCTCTTTTAGACAAGATTGCCTTTAGACCGATCCACTTTCCCGATCGTTTCATCGATCACAATAACCCTGAAACGCAATATCAGGAGGCAGGTCTCTCTGCGGCGAATATCGTAAAAACGGCCAAGCAAGCCCTAAATGCAAAGAGCACAGGCTGA
- a CDS encoding TlyA family RNA methyltransferase produces the protein MAKKRVDQLLAERGLVESRTRAQALIMAGLVYEGENKEHPVTKAGQMFPETVVLSVKGKDHPWVSRGGMKLAHALEAFKIDPKDWIGLDVGSSTGGFTDVLLHHGAKYVYAVDVGTAQLAWKLRDDDRVIVHEQTNARHLTKEIIPDSPDIIVCDASFISLKTVLAASLDLAHIGTMLVALIKPQFEAKREEVGKKGVVRDENVHQRVCEEVKNWLISEGKWDIQGLTASPILGPEGNKEFLLVAQKIA, from the coding sequence ATGGCCAAAAAAAGAGTAGACCAGCTTCTAGCGGAACGTGGATTAGTGGAAAGCCGCACCCGTGCCCAAGCCCTTATTATGGCGGGGCTCGTCTATGAAGGGGAAAATAAAGAACATCCTGTTACCAAAGCAGGGCAAATGTTTCCCGAAACGGTGGTCTTGTCGGTCAAAGGCAAAGACCATCCTTGGGTCTCCCGTGGTGGGATGAAGCTGGCTCATGCGCTTGAAGCATTTAAGATTGATCCGAAAGACTGGATTGGTCTTGATGTCGGCTCCTCCACAGGCGGCTTTACAGATGTTCTCCTTCATCATGGGGCAAAATATGTTTATGCCGTTGATGTCGGCACGGCGCAGCTTGCATGGAAATTACGGGATGATGACCGTGTGATCGTGCATGAACAAACCAATGCCCGCCATCTGACCAAGGAAATCATTCCAGACAGTCCCGATATTATTGTTTGCGATGCTAGTTTTATCAGTCTAAAAACCGTTCTTGCCGCTTCGCTGGATTTAGCGCATATCGGCACAATGCTGGTCGCATTGATTAAGCCGCAATTTGAGGCCAAACGTGAGGAAGTCGGTAAAAAAGGTGTCGTTCGGGATGAAAATGTCCATCAGCGTGTTTGTGAAGAAGTCAAAAATTGGCTTATCTCCGAGGGGAAATGGGACATTCAGGGCTTAACGGCCTCCCCTATTTTGGGACCTGAAGGCAATAAAGAATTCCTGCTGGTCGCTCAAAAAATAGCTTAA